In one Vibrio sp. VB16 genomic region, the following are encoded:
- the astA gene encoding arginine N-succinyltransferase — protein sequence MLVVRPIKNTDYEALHVCAVESGHGFTSLPVNEELLTNRINNSVESFSKPNVTEPGDEGYLMVGFDSETGEIGGTTGIEASIGWDVPFYTYHISKIVHSSPKLGVNNIVKLLTFGNNYTGCSEVCTLFLRPSFRAGLNGRLMSKCRFLIMAEHPERFSETVFAEMRGVSDADGNSPFWQWLQEHFFSIDFTLADYLTGIGKKGFIADLMPKLPIYINLLSKEAQAVIGKVHENTVPALKLLKREGFVCRDYVDIFDAGPTVECDLMNIVSVRDSFKAKVKVREHTSSQDYLMINTSFENFRGTAAKGAFDKETNTVLISPEVAKVLEVKDDEYVRMLTQ from the coding sequence ATGCTGGTTGTTAGGCCAATAAAAAATACGGACTATGAAGCGCTACATGTATGCGCTGTCGAGTCTGGTCATGGATTCACATCCCTTCCTGTAAATGAAGAATTGCTGACTAATCGAATCAATAATTCGGTAGAGAGCTTTAGTAAACCCAATGTGACGGAACCCGGTGATGAAGGGTACCTAATGGTTGGCTTTGATTCAGAAACAGGCGAAATAGGCGGTACAACTGGCATAGAGGCATCGATTGGGTGGGATGTTCCATTCTATACCTACCATATTAGTAAAATAGTCCACTCATCACCTAAGCTTGGTGTGAATAATATTGTTAAGTTACTGACATTTGGCAACAACTACACGGGTTGTTCGGAAGTCTGCACACTATTTTTAAGACCAAGTTTTCGTGCGGGCCTCAATGGACGTTTGATGTCTAAGTGCCGATTTTTGATCATGGCAGAGCATCCAGAGCGTTTTTCTGAAACAGTATTCGCTGAAATGCGTGGTGTATCTGATGCTGATGGTAACTCGCCATTCTGGCAGTGGTTGCAAGAACACTTCTTCTCCATTGACTTCACCTTAGCTGATTATCTTACAGGTATTGGGAAAAAAGGGTTTATTGCAGACCTTATGCCTAAGCTACCAATTTATATCAACTTGCTAAGTAAAGAAGCACAAGCGGTTATTGGTAAAGTTCACGAGAATACAGTACCCGCACTTAAGCTCTTAAAAAGAGAAGGTTTTGTTTGTCGAGACTATGTCGATATCTTTGATGCAGGTCCGACCGTTGAATGCGACCTAATGAATATTGTGTCCGTGCGAGATTCATTTAAAGCCAAGGTAAAAGTGAGAGAACATACTAGTTCGCAAGATTATCTGATGATTAACACTTCTTTTGAGAACTTCCGTGGCACAGCGGCGAAAGGTGCTTTTGATAAAGAGACGAACACCGTACTTATATCACCTGAAGTGGCGAAGGTATTAGAAGTTAAAGATGATGAATACGTTCGGATGCTCACCCAATAG
- a CDS encoding aspartate aminotransferase family protein, whose amino-acid sequence MDKKVERNWFNDVMVPCYNPMEMIPVKGVGSRVWDQQGNEYIDFAGGIAVSCLGHCHPVMVNAITEQANKIWHLSNVMTNEPALRLARKLTEISFADKVFFANSGAEANEAALKLARRVAADKYGDDKSEIIAFKQGFHGRTFFTVTVGGQAAYSDGFGPKPGNVTHLDYNDIEAFKAQISDKTCAVMMEPLQGEGGIVSPSKEFAQTVRELCDKHNALLIFDEVQTGNGRTGTFYAYEGLGVTPDILSTAKSLGGGIPIGAMLTTDEFAPHLKVGTHGSTYGGNPLACAVAEAVVNLVSKPETLAGVKEREVLFRDGLAKINEKYNIFAEIRGQGLLIGAALNDEWQGRARDVLVAAGKEGLMLLVAGASVVRFTPSLVIDKKDIEEGLAKLDKAIASIV is encoded by the coding sequence ATGGATAAGAAAGTCGAACGTAATTGGTTCAATGACGTGATGGTACCTTGTTACAACCCGATGGAGATGATTCCTGTTAAAGGTGTTGGCTCTCGAGTATGGGATCAACAAGGTAATGAGTATATCGACTTCGCGGGGGGAATTGCGGTTAGTTGTTTGGGTCATTGTCACCCGGTAATGGTGAATGCGATAACAGAGCAAGCGAATAAGATTTGGCACTTAAGTAACGTTATGACCAATGAGCCTGCGTTACGTTTAGCAAGAAAGCTCACCGAGATCTCATTTGCGGACAAAGTGTTTTTTGCTAACTCTGGTGCAGAAGCGAACGAAGCGGCTCTCAAGCTTGCTCGACGCGTTGCCGCGGACAAATACGGTGATGATAAATCAGAGATTATCGCCTTTAAACAAGGCTTCCATGGGCGAACATTCTTCACCGTAACTGTCGGTGGTCAAGCCGCCTATTCCGATGGCTTTGGTCCGAAACCTGGCAATGTTACTCACCTAGATTATAACGATATTGAAGCGTTTAAAGCGCAAATATCGGATAAAACCTGCGCCGTTATGATGGAGCCTCTTCAAGGGGAAGGCGGTATTGTCTCTCCGAGTAAAGAATTTGCTCAAACCGTTCGTGAATTGTGTGATAAACACAATGCACTTCTCATTTTTGATGAAGTCCAAACGGGTAATGGCCGTACCGGTACCTTTTATGCCTATGAAGGTTTGGGTGTAACGCCAGATATCTTGAGCACAGCAAAATCGTTGGGTGGTGGTATCCCTATTGGTGCCATGTTAACAACGGATGAATTTGCACCTCACTTAAAAGTCGGTACGCACGGTTCAACATACGGTGGTAACCCATTAGCGTGTGCCGTTGCCGAAGCGGTGGTAAACCTTGTCAGCAAACCTGAAACACTTGCTGGAGTAAAAGAAAGAGAGGTTCTTTTCCGCGACGGGTTGGCTAAAATTAATGAGAAATACAATATTTTTGCTGAAATTCGAGGGCAAGGCCTTCTTATAGGTGCTGCGTTGAATGATGAGTGGCAGGGCAGGGCGCGCGATGTGCTTGTTGCTGCAGGAAAAGAAGGCTTGATGTTGTTAGTGGCTGGAGCAAGCGTTGTACGTTTCACACCTTCACTTGTTATTGACAAAAAAGATATTGAAGAAGGTCTAGCGAAGTTGGATAAGGCTATCGCTTCAATCGTGTAA
- a CDS encoding DUF1338 domain-containing protein → MSPSILFQSLWNDYIERLCPSADNVHDLLEEGEDLINDHIALRTFSLAPLGLEVLAKPFLDLGYKACGDYVFESKNLTAKHYEHPDKTQPKVFISQLEVGLCSPQLQSIVEKLVLQVDSEKLASSDFLHHGRLWNISHEDYLLLSKESEYAAWLAAHGYGANHFTVSVNQLNAFSSVKAVNDHLRVAGFAINESGGEVKGSAEVLLEQSSTMADKVPVLFSDGKQIIPGGFYEFALRYPMNNGELYQGFVAASADKIFESTDT, encoded by the coding sequence ATGTCACCTAGCATTCTGTTTCAGTCCTTATGGAACGATTATATTGAACGACTTTGCCCTTCTGCAGACAACGTTCATGACCTGCTTGAAGAGGGAGAGGATCTTATCAATGACCATATTGCTTTACGTACTTTCTCATTGGCTCCACTTGGATTGGAAGTGTTAGCAAAACCATTTCTGGATCTTGGTTATAAAGCGTGCGGTGACTATGTTTTTGAAAGCAAAAACCTGACAGCAAAGCATTACGAGCATCCTGATAAGACTCAACCTAAAGTGTTTATTAGTCAATTAGAGGTGGGATTATGCTCACCGCAATTGCAATCAATTGTAGAAAAATTAGTTCTTCAGGTCGATTCTGAAAAGCTAGCCAGTAGCGATTTTCTTCATCATGGCCGTTTGTGGAATATCAGCCATGAGGATTATTTACTGTTATCCAAAGAAAGCGAATACGCGGCTTGGCTAGCTGCCCATGGTTATGGCGCGAATCATTTTACAGTGAGCGTGAATCAGCTTAATGCCTTCTCTAGCGTGAAAGCCGTTAATGATCATTTAAGAGTTGCGGGCTTTGCTATTAATGAGTCAGGTGGGGAAGTAAAAGGTTCAGCGGAAGTGCTGTTAGAACAGTCTTCTACAATGGCTGACAAAGTCCCCGTATTATTTTCTGATGGAAAGCAGATCATTCCCGGTGGGTTCTATGAATTTGCTTTAAGGTATCCGATGAACAACGGCGAACTGTATCAAGGCTTCGTTGCGGCTTCTGCCGATAAGATATTTGAGAGTACGGATACGTAA
- a CDS encoding aminodeoxychorismate/anthranilate synthase component II → MLLIIDNYDSFTYNLYQYFCELGADVKVIRNDQIDLQGINTLNPSHLVISPGPCTPNEAGISLEVIKYFSGKLPILGVCLGHQAIAQAFGADIIRASKVMHGKTSIIRHNNKSVFKGLNDPLTVTRYHSLIVDADSLSDCFELTAWTEKKDGSVDEIMGFQHKTLPIDAVQFHPESIKTEQGHELLANFLRR, encoded by the coding sequence ATGTTACTCATTATCGATAACTACGATTCATTTACCTACAACTTGTATCAATATTTTTGCGAGCTTGGTGCTGACGTGAAAGTGATAAGAAATGATCAAATTGATCTTCAAGGTATTAATACGCTTAACCCTTCTCACCTTGTTATCTCACCGGGTCCATGTACGCCAAATGAGGCCGGTATATCATTAGAGGTGATAAAATACTTCTCTGGGAAGTTACCTATATTAGGCGTCTGCTTAGGGCATCAAGCCATCGCTCAAGCCTTTGGTGCTGATATTATTCGTGCAAGTAAAGTCATGCATGGGAAAACATCTATTATTAGGCATAACAATAAAAGTGTATTTAAAGGCTTGAATGACCCTTTAACCGTGACTCGATATCATTCACTTATTGTTGATGCAGATTCACTTTCAGACTGCTTTGAACTGACCGCGTGGACTGAAAAAAAAGATGGTTCTGTGGATGAAATTATGGGTTTTCAGCACAAAACGTTACCTATCGATGCCGTCCAATTCCATCCAGAGTCAATTAAAACAGAACAAGGTCACGAACTGTTGGCTAATTTCCTACGTCGCTAA
- a CDS encoding ExeM/NucH family extracellular endonuclease has product MDNNFFKKSVLATALCAVSYSASAEIFISQYVEGGNHNKAIEIANTDSEAVTLEGYILAKSANGNGIWGNDYILDDVTIGANDVVVFSNSQANAEIQAVTDFTDNGVINHNGDDPIAILNASDRSVHDVIGVMGDVDWGKDVTLVRKSSAHNPSANYSASDWDSLEKDDITNLGLLEELPMPVAFDCKVDGQEPLYTRISDIQGEGDASPLLAEDSYSSSDSYFVKGVVTAVTSSITKGFFIQSLAADSNPKTSEGLFVFTNSSSSEVVAGDVICAYGKVKEYYSNTQLSIDKDDWVKLSEQAVPEATAMKVSNTDQDFEQTLERYEGMLVKTDANLDMRVTRTFGYDYGSRRNNMVLAQGRPNMQPNQLYVAGSEEADDQSEQNAIKRLFVDSDEKAPNGVIPYYPDFARTDADSDGSTEDYIRINDRVDGLEGVLAYTYGDFRMIVTNTVTAENFEHLSPRTDSPELYEGDLRIATFNVLNYFNSPFGGDSNQFGSNRGATTQEDFELQQEKIVQAILRLDADIIGLMEIENNGFGDKSAIKQLLDQVNSHISKKKNKYAFVSYDGNADGVIDANDSVGTDAIAVGVIYRPKAVKLVESRVILMPSQQAPEVKDSEGKVIEDGKNYQRDSLAPTFKVKGMKGKHGNNKLTIAINHFKSKGSKCWEDAAPIEDGGQATKDLDRQGSCENFRVSAAVALGEALSQIDGHKVILGDMNSYAKEDPMLVLTEFDSQSLGRDIRAARNTYIDGVELHGDEGEVINKSYGYINAISLFHPEAWSYSYNDEVGSLDHILVSDSLEAKVVDAVDWHINGGESTLFEYSSKYTGDLPKYADHYRSSDHDPAVLELDMKGGGVGFALLIGLAGFGFVRSREQAYK; this is encoded by the coding sequence ATGGATAATAACTTTTTTAAAAAGAGTGTCTTAGCTACAGCGCTATGTGCTGTTTCATATTCCGCATCGGCCGAGATTTTTATTTCTCAGTATGTTGAGGGTGGGAATCATAATAAAGCGATTGAGATTGCGAATACCGACTCGGAGGCGGTGACGTTAGAAGGCTATATTCTCGCTAAATCTGCAAACGGAAATGGGATTTGGGGGAATGATTACATACTAGATGATGTAACCATCGGCGCCAATGATGTGGTGGTGTTTTCAAACTCTCAAGCAAACGCTGAAATTCAAGCCGTAACCGATTTTACAGACAACGGAGTCATTAACCATAATGGAGATGACCCTATTGCAATACTCAACGCTTCTGACCGTAGCGTGCATGATGTCATCGGCGTGATGGGAGATGTAGATTGGGGGAAAGATGTCACATTAGTTAGAAAGTCTTCTGCTCATAACCCTTCTGCTAACTATTCTGCAAGTGATTGGGACTCTTTAGAAAAAGATGATATTACCAATCTAGGCCTTTTAGAAGAACTGCCTATGCCTGTCGCATTCGACTGTAAGGTTGATGGACAGGAGCCATTATATACCCGTATTTCCGATATTCAGGGTGAGGGGGATGCATCCCCTTTGTTGGCTGAAGACTCATACAGCAGTAGTGATAGCTATTTTGTTAAAGGTGTTGTGACAGCAGTTACCAGTTCCATTACTAAAGGCTTCTTCATACAATCATTGGCCGCTGATTCCAACCCAAAAACCTCTGAAGGCTTATTTGTCTTCACCAATAGTTCGTCATCAGAAGTGGTTGCCGGTGATGTGATTTGTGCTTACGGCAAAGTGAAAGAGTACTACTCAAATACGCAGCTTTCTATTGATAAGGATGATTGGGTTAAGCTTTCTGAACAAGCGGTACCTGAAGCAACAGCAATGAAAGTGAGCAACACAGATCAGGATTTTGAGCAAACACTTGAACGCTATGAAGGTATGTTGGTGAAAACCGATGCCAACCTTGATATGCGTGTGACGAGAACCTTTGGTTATGATTACGGTTCACGCCGAAATAACATGGTTCTTGCACAGGGTCGCCCTAATATGCAGCCTAACCAATTATATGTGGCAGGGTCTGAAGAAGCGGATGACCAATCTGAACAGAATGCGATTAAACGTCTATTTGTCGACTCAGATGAAAAAGCGCCAAATGGTGTGATTCCATATTATCCTGACTTTGCTAGAACCGATGCGGACTCAGATGGTTCTACAGAAGACTATATTCGAATCAATGACAGAGTTGATGGTTTAGAAGGTGTACTTGCTTACACATATGGCGATTTTCGTATGATCGTTACCAATACGGTAACGGCAGAAAACTTTGAACATCTATCACCGAGAACCGATTCGCCTGAGCTATATGAAGGTGATCTTCGAATAGCAACATTTAACGTACTTAACTACTTTAACTCGCCTTTTGGTGGAGATAGTAATCAATTTGGCAGTAACCGTGGTGCGACAACGCAAGAAGATTTTGAGTTGCAACAGGAGAAAATTGTTCAAGCTATTCTTCGATTAGATGCAGATATCATTGGTCTTATGGAAATTGAGAACAATGGGTTTGGTGATAAATCAGCTATCAAGCAATTGCTCGATCAAGTTAATAGCCACATCTCTAAGAAAAAAAATAAGTATGCTTTTGTTTCATACGATGGCAATGCTGACGGTGTTATAGATGCGAATGATTCTGTGGGAACCGACGCCATTGCTGTTGGCGTTATATATCGTCCTAAAGCGGTGAAGTTAGTTGAATCTAGAGTCATCCTAATGCCATCTCAGCAAGCTCCAGAAGTAAAAGATTCAGAGGGTAAAGTCATTGAGGACGGTAAGAATTATCAACGTGATTCTTTAGCGCCAACGTTTAAAGTAAAAGGTATGAAAGGTAAGCATGGCAACAATAAGCTGACTATCGCCATAAACCACTTTAAATCGAAAGGCTCTAAATGCTGGGAAGATGCCGCTCCTATTGAAGATGGTGGACAAGCAACCAAAGACCTAGATCGTCAAGGGTCATGTGAAAACTTCCGTGTTTCCGCTGCCGTTGCATTGGGTGAGGCGCTTAGTCAAATTGATGGGCATAAAGTCATTCTTGGTGATATGAACTCTTACGCGAAAGAAGACCCGATGCTTGTTCTAACGGAATTTGATTCACAAAGTCTCGGTCGTGATATTCGTGCAGCAAGAAATACCTACATAGATGGTGTTGAGTTGCATGGTGATGAAGGTGAGGTGATCAATAAAAGTTATGGTTATATAAATGCCATCTCTCTTTTCCACCCAGAAGCATGGAGCTATTCGTACAATGATGAAGTGGGTTCTCTGGATCACATCTTAGTCAGTGATTCTTTAGAAGCTAAAGTTGTCGATGCTGTGGATTGGCATATTAATGGTGGGGAATCGACTTTATTTGAATACAGCAGTAAGTACACTGGTGACCTTCCTAAGTACGCAGACCATTATCGTTCATCAGATCATGATCCTGCCGTGCTCGAGCTAGACATGAAAGGAGGCGGTGTTGGTTTTGCTCTACTTATTGGTTTAGCGGGTTTTGGCTTTGTTCGTTCTCGTGAGCAAGCTTATAAGTAA
- the astD gene encoding succinylglutamate-semialdehyde dehydrogenase: MEQCSSVQWIANQWVAGQGEAMNSTSPYNGNVIWQGVSATSAQVEQAVKAARTAFVDWKKLSYSERETYILAFAEEVKANSEEIAQIIAKETGKPIWETRTEAGAVAGKIAISIRAYHERTGNTQREVGDNQIVLRHKPLGVMAIFGPYNFPAHLPNGHMVPALLAGNTMVYKPSEQTPATAELIVKLWERAGLPTGVINLVQGAKETGVALAESKGIDGLLFTGSANTGHILHRQFAGQPDKMLALEMGGNNPMVISENYGDLDSTVYTIVQSAFISAGQRCTCARRLYVPVGEKGDVLIKKLTEATNNILVDEPFAEPQPFMGPQISVQAAAFIINAQANLIKLGAESIVEAKHTSAAFVTPGLIDVTNIKSLPDEEYFGPLLQVVRYEGLEKAVELANDTRFGLSAGLVSTDDGEWTYFVDHIRAGIVNRNRQLTGASGDAPFGGPGASGNLRPSAYYAADYCAYPMASMEGSETVLPTTLSPGVKL; the protein is encoded by the coding sequence ATGGAACAGTGTTCTTCAGTTCAATGGATTGCAAATCAATGGGTTGCTGGTCAAGGCGAAGCAATGAATTCGACCTCTCCTTATAACGGTAACGTTATTTGGCAAGGTGTTAGTGCGACGTCTGCACAGGTAGAGCAAGCAGTAAAAGCCGCGCGCACTGCATTTGTTGATTGGAAAAAATTAAGCTATTCAGAGCGAGAGACTTATATTCTTGCTTTTGCTGAAGAAGTGAAGGCAAACAGCGAAGAGATTGCTCAAATTATTGCTAAAGAGACAGGGAAACCTATCTGGGAAACTCGTACTGAAGCGGGTGCGGTTGCAGGTAAAATCGCGATATCTATCCGTGCCTATCATGAGCGTACTGGAAACACACAGCGTGAAGTTGGTGATAACCAAATTGTACTTCGTCACAAACCACTTGGTGTTATGGCTATATTTGGCCCGTATAATTTCCCTGCTCATCTGCCTAACGGACATATGGTACCTGCTCTTTTGGCAGGGAATACGATGGTTTATAAACCGTCTGAACAGACACCTGCGACAGCCGAACTCATCGTTAAATTATGGGAGAGAGCTGGGTTACCAACAGGGGTTATTAACCTTGTGCAGGGGGCAAAGGAGACCGGTGTAGCACTTGCCGAATCGAAAGGCATCGACGGTTTACTCTTTACCGGAAGTGCAAATACTGGCCATATTCTTCATCGACAGTTTGCTGGTCAACCTGACAAGATGCTTGCTCTAGAGATGGGCGGGAATAACCCGATGGTGATCTCAGAGAATTATGGTGATCTTGATTCTACGGTCTATACCATTGTGCAATCCGCATTTATCAGTGCAGGTCAACGCTGTACTTGTGCTCGTCGCTTATATGTACCGGTAGGCGAAAAAGGCGATGTATTAATCAAAAAATTGACTGAAGCGACGAATAATATTTTGGTTGATGAGCCATTTGCTGAGCCTCAACCTTTTATGGGGCCGCAGATCTCTGTCCAAGCCGCAGCATTTATAATAAATGCTCAAGCCAACCTCATAAAGCTAGGTGCAGAATCGATTGTTGAAGCAAAGCATACTAGCGCAGCCTTTGTAACGCCGGGCCTAATTGATGTTACCAATATTAAATCTTTGCCAGATGAAGAATATTTTGGACCGCTTCTACAAGTTGTGCGTTATGAAGGGCTAGAGAAAGCCGTTGAGCTTGCCAATGATACTCGTTTTGGCTTGTCAGCAGGGTTAGTGTCTACTGACGACGGTGAGTGGACGTATTTTGTTGACCATATACGAGCTGGTATCGTAAACCGCAATCGTCAATTAACTGGAGCAAGCGGTGATGCACCGTTTGGTGGGCCCGGAGCCTCGGGTAACCTACGACCAAGTGCCTATTATGCCGCTGACTATTGTGCGTATCCAATGGCTTCAATGGAAGGAAGTGAAACAGTACTGCCCACAACGTTGAGCCCGGGTGTCAAACTATAA
- the epmB gene encoding EF-P beta-lysylation protein EpmB, whose translation MSHIIPLKTVAVEKNWLIELTNAISDPEILLKKLGIPQSQWPKDKNGQINFTARKQFSQRIPQSFVDKMEKGNIHDPLLRQVLPVSEELEIHDGYSSDPLEEQGNENPGILHKYRNRALLILKGGCAINCRYCFRRHFPYSDNKGNKVVWQQSLNYIAKHTELNEVILSGGDPLMAKDHELEWLIDALGEFKHIKRLRIHSRLPVVIPSRITEKLCQIFRNTRLQVVFVSHINHANEIDEPLANALGKLRSSGVHLLNQSVLLKGVNDSVDAQVNLNETLFDVGVQPYYLHVLDKVQGAAHFYVSDQEAKQIMAEVITRVSGYIVPKLTREIGGRPSKTPLDLGLE comes from the coding sequence TAAAAAGCTTGGAATCCCTCAATCTCAGTGGCCTAAAGATAAAAATGGCCAGATAAACTTCACCGCAAGAAAGCAGTTCTCACAAAGAATTCCTCAAAGCTTTGTCGACAAAATGGAGAAAGGAAATATCCATGATCCACTTCTTCGCCAAGTTCTGCCCGTTAGTGAAGAGTTAGAGATTCATGATGGTTACTCTTCTGATCCGTTGGAAGAGCAGGGAAATGAAAATCCAGGCATTTTACACAAGTACCGTAACCGAGCCTTACTGATACTAAAAGGTGGCTGCGCGATTAACTGTCGATATTGTTTTAGACGACATTTTCCTTACAGCGACAATAAAGGAAACAAAGTTGTCTGGCAGCAAAGCCTTAACTATATAGCCAAGCATACAGAACTTAACGAAGTGATATTATCTGGTGGCGACCCATTGATGGCAAAAGACCATGAATTAGAGTGGCTCATTGATGCACTAGGGGAGTTCAAGCATATCAAGCGTTTGAGAATTCACTCCCGTTTGCCTGTTGTCATCCCTTCCCGAATCACCGAAAAGCTCTGCCAAATTTTTCGCAATACAAGATTACAGGTTGTCTTTGTTTCTCATATTAATCATGCCAATGAGATCGATGAACCACTCGCTAATGCCTTAGGTAAGCTAAGATCTTCTGGTGTACATTTACTCAATCAATCCGTCTTGCTAAAAGGGGTTAATGACAGTGTCGACGCTCAAGTTAATCTCAATGAAACGTTATTTGATGTGGGTGTCCAACCATACTATTTACATGTATTGGACAAGGTTCAAGGGGCTGCTCACTTCTATGTCAGTGACCAAGAAGCAAAACAGATTATGGCAGAGGTCATTACTCGTGTTTCTGGGTATATCGTACCGAAGCTAACCAGAGAGATCGGTGGTAGACCAAGCAAAACACCATTAGATTTGGGGTTGGAATAA